In a genomic window of Allomeiothermus silvanus DSM 9946:
- a CDS encoding peroxidase-related enzyme (This protein belongs to a clade of uncharacterized proteins related to peroxidases such as the alkylhydroperoxidase AhpD.) — MSQVPSKPKRKTAPIPPTPAASTAWVKVPEPSEAPPEVQALFAKFLEKTGLIPNVARNFALLPEHFLRWFRYYDFLMRSEEHSQLSRKEREMIAVVVSSENRCEYCLASHSAYLREISGDPVLPEVLAANYRRADLAPRERALLDFAVKMTQDSPTMSPDDLIPMRAVGLSDEAIFEAAQVAAMFNFTNRLANALGWKPNEEYYYQHRTPKADE, encoded by the coding sequence ATGAGCCAAGTCCCGTCCAAACCCAAACGCAAAACCGCACCCATCCCGCCAACTCCCGCTGCATCCACGGCTTGGGTCAAGGTTCCCGAGCCCAGCGAGGCCCCTCCCGAGGTGCAGGCACTCTTCGCTAAGTTTCTCGAGAAAACCGGCCTGATCCCCAACGTAGCCCGTAACTTCGCCCTGCTGCCCGAGCATTTCCTGCGCTGGTTCCGCTACTACGACTTCCTGATGCGCAGCGAGGAGCACAGCCAGCTTTCGCGCAAAGAGCGGGAGATGATCGCGGTAGTAGTTTCCTCGGAGAATAGGTGCGAGTACTGCTTAGCCAGCCACTCGGCCTACTTACGCGAGATCAGCGGCGACCCGGTGCTCCCGGAGGTGCTGGCCGCCAACTACCGCCGTGCCGACCTGGCCCCGAGGGAGCGGGCCCTGCTGGACTTCGCGGTGAAGATGACCCAAGACTCCCCCACCATGAGCCCAGACGACCTCATCCCGATGCGGGCGGTAGGGCTTTCGGACGAAGCCATCTTCGAAGCCGCCCAGGTCGCGGCGATGTTCAACTTCACCAACCGCCTGGCCAACGCGCTCGGCTGGAAACCCAACGAGGAGTACTATTACCAACATCGAACCCCCAAGGCCGATGAGTAG
- a CDS encoding phosphoribosyltransferase, whose amino-acid sequence MEQSYSSKQFLSWQDITALVSSLVGRLNPRDYDCILVVTRGGMIPACLISEATDLRDILTAAVMFYTREGQTLQEPHFLQFPGDALLLGKRVLIVDDVWDSGKTAVAVRERVKLAGGKPTLAVLHYKPKMNRFPGDGPDLYAAETDAWIVYPWDPAQGWTSLGQPPRQA is encoded by the coding sequence ATGGAACAGAGCTATTCCAGCAAGCAGTTCCTCAGCTGGCAGGACATCACCGCTTTGGTTTCGAGCCTTGTGGGAAGGCTCAACCCGCGCGACTACGACTGCATCTTGGTGGTAACCCGTGGTGGCATGATCCCCGCTTGCCTTATCAGCGAAGCCACCGACCTGCGCGATATCCTTACGGCTGCGGTGATGTTTTACACCCGTGAAGGTCAGACCTTGCAGGAGCCCCACTTTCTGCAATTTCCTGGCGATGCGTTGCTGCTAGGGAAGCGCGTTCTGATCGTAGACGACGTGTGGGATTCGGGTAAGACCGCAGTAGCGGTGCGAGAGCGGGTCAAGTTGGCGGGGGGTAAGCCTACCCTGGCGGTGCTTCACTACAAGCCCAAGATGAACCGATTTCCGGGGGATGGCCCTGATCTTTACGCTGCTGAGACCGATGCCTGGATTGTGTATCCCTGGGATCCGGCACAGGGATGGACAAGTTTGGGACAGCCTCCCCGTCAGGCTTAA
- a CDS encoding malate dehydrogenase: MKSPVRVAVTGAAGQIGYSLLFRIAAGEMLGKDQPVILQLLEITPALKALQGVVMELEDCAFPTLAGVVQTDDPNIAFADADYALLVGAMPRKAGMERADLLQANGAIFTAQGKALSENAKKSVKVLVVGNPANTNALIAYHNAPGLSPRQFHAMTRLDHNRAISQLAARVKKPVTSIKKMTIWGNHSLTQYPDLFHCEVDGQNAYELVGDPEWYANTYIPTVAKRGAAIIEARGASSAASAASAAIDHMRDWALGTPEGDWVSMAIPSDGSYGIPEGLVYSYPCVCKGGDFTIVQGLEINDFSRQKMDASAKELADERDAVKQLGLIK; encoded by the coding sequence ATGAAATCCCCGGTTCGTGTTGCGGTCACCGGAGCCGCCGGTCAGATCGGCTATAGCCTCCTCTTTAGGATCGCGGCGGGCGAGATGCTGGGCAAAGACCAGCCGGTTATCCTGCAACTTCTGGAAATCACCCCGGCGCTCAAAGCCTTACAAGGGGTGGTGATGGAGCTCGAGGACTGTGCCTTCCCTACCTTGGCCGGAGTGGTACAGACCGATGACCCCAACATAGCTTTTGCCGACGCCGATTACGCCCTGTTAGTGGGCGCGATGCCGCGCAAGGCCGGGATGGAACGGGCCGACTTGCTCCAGGCCAACGGAGCCATCTTCACCGCACAGGGCAAGGCTCTCTCAGAAAACGCCAAGAAGAGCGTGAAAGTGTTGGTGGTGGGCAACCCGGCCAACACCAACGCCCTCATCGCTTACCATAACGCGCCGGGCCTCTCACCCCGCCAGTTTCACGCCATGACCCGCCTAGACCACAACCGCGCCATCAGCCAGCTTGCCGCGCGGGTCAAGAAGCCAGTCACTAGCATCAAGAAAATGACCATCTGGGGCAACCACTCCCTTACCCAGTACCCTGACCTCTTTCACTGCGAGGTGGACGGACAAAACGCCTACGAGTTGGTGGGCGACCCGGAGTGGTACGCCAACACCTATATCCCAACCGTCGCCAAACGCGGAGCGGCAATCATCGAGGCCCGTGGGGCTTCCTCGGCGGCTAGTGCGGCCAGTGCCGCCATCGACCACATGCGCGATTGGGCCCTGGGCACCCCCGAGGGCGACTGGGTAAGTATGGCCATCCCCTCTGACGGCTCCTATGGTATTCCGGAGGGGTTGGTCTACAGCTACCCCTGTGTATGCAAAGGCGGCGATTTCACCATCGTCCAAGGCCTCGAGATCAACGACTTCAGCCGCCAGAAAATGGACGCCAGCGCCAAAGAGCTAGCCGACGAACGTGACGCGGTAAAGCAACTTGGACTAATCAAGTAA